Proteins from one Chitinophaga oryzae genomic window:
- a CDS encoding SO2930 family diheme c-type cytochrome, with amino-acid sequence MRKPCLLLLMFVFLLAWFNSCQQQPDRQGNAGFQFKEKLSDYGFFTGDLKTLTPRKGVVRYDLSTPLFTDYAVKDRFVVLPDGKAAQYTAQGPLDFPDSTFIIKNFAYTSPEHKKVMIETRLLFKDPADKNWKVMNYLWNDQQTEAVKWILGKKIPITLLDDSGEKISTVYQMPNTNDCKRCHINNSVLTPIGPKARNLNFTLAGQTTGQLQQWASAGMLQGLPATAIPQLPDWKDSVHYTVNERARAYLDVNCAHCHTKGGDAFNTGLFLEYEQKGNDHLGIMKQPVSAGGGAGGLNYDVIPGDPLHSILVHRMNSAEPGTAMPELARTVIHKEGVALIRQWVAQMPLID; translated from the coding sequence ATGAGGAAGCCTTGTTTGCTGTTACTGATGTTTGTTTTTTTGCTGGCATGGTTCAACAGCTGCCAGCAGCAACCTGACCGGCAGGGCAATGCCGGCTTTCAGTTTAAAGAAAAACTGTCTGACTACGGATTTTTTACCGGCGATCTGAAGACACTGACGCCCCGAAAAGGCGTAGTGCGTTATGACCTGTCAACGCCGCTGTTTACCGACTACGCGGTGAAAGACCGCTTTGTAGTGCTGCCCGACGGCAAAGCGGCACAATACACGGCCCAGGGGCCGCTGGACTTCCCGGACTCCACCTTCATCATTAAAAACTTCGCCTACACCAGCCCGGAACACAAAAAGGTGATGATAGAAACCCGCCTGTTGTTCAAAGATCCGGCAGATAAAAACTGGAAGGTGATGAACTACCTCTGGAACGATCAGCAGACCGAAGCCGTAAAATGGATACTGGGCAAAAAGATCCCCATCACCCTGCTGGACGACAGCGGAGAAAAAATCTCCACCGTATACCAGATGCCCAATACCAACGATTGTAAACGTTGCCATATCAACAACAGCGTACTGACGCCCATCGGCCCGAAAGCACGCAACCTCAATTTCACACTGGCAGGACAAACCACCGGCCAGCTGCAGCAATGGGCCTCCGCCGGTATGTTACAGGGGCTGCCGGCAACGGCCATCCCGCAACTGCCGGACTGGAAAGACAGCGTGCATTACACGGTCAACGAACGCGCACGCGCCTACCTCGATGTCAACTGCGCCCATTGCCACACCAAAGGCGGCGATGCGTTTAATACAGGCCTCTTCCTCGAATATGAACAGAAAGGCAACGACCACCTCGGCATCATGAAACAACCGGTATCCGCCGGCGGCGGCGCAGGAGGACTCAACTACGACGTCATTCCCGGCGACCCGCTGCACTCCATCCTGGTTCACCGCATGAACAGTGCCGAACCAGGTACCGCCATGCCGGAACTGGCCCGCACCGTGATCCATAAGGAAGGCGTAGCCCTCATCAGGCAATGGGTGGCACAAATGCCGCTGATAGATTAG
- a CDS encoding lanthionine synthetase LanC family protein produces the protein MSTDVFIENAIRYYGALNADSTQGYGLYSGKAGLIALCYTLHSYTGNDIFASKADWLLKELGSNISKVGTVYFGDGLTGIGWAIEWLSQNKYLQINTDEILEELDTRVYRTVMYEPGKSLRLDSGILGLSLYLLSRYRSKNHLTPRLKTLSHQECLVVLTDEMETKLGALEHEYDAAAIINLSQMIIYSGKVWQYKLNIETVERLIYRCIDVADNLLKKYNDTSSRLSGPLIQLAYARFYAGSILNLDSWMEQSRQYISIRSSSTPVADMDLSLVCKLYKDNLIGEEYYQLALESHAHLFSSPMHCLGVLSASVGNGGFCIENWGEYCLVG, from the coding sequence ATGAGTACAGATGTTTTCATAGAAAATGCCATAAGATACTATGGAGCATTAAATGCTGACAGTACACAAGGTTATGGATTGTATTCCGGTAAAGCAGGGTTGATTGCTTTGTGTTACACACTTCATTCATATACCGGAAACGACATTTTTGCATCGAAAGCGGATTGGTTGCTGAAGGAGTTGGGAAGTAATATATCAAAGGTGGGCACTGTTTATTTTGGAGACGGGCTTACTGGTATTGGATGGGCCATAGAATGGCTGTCTCAGAATAAATATCTCCAAATCAATACCGACGAAATACTGGAAGAACTTGACACAAGAGTGTATCGGACGGTGATGTATGAGCCAGGTAAAAGCCTGCGGCTCGATAGCGGAATACTGGGGCTGTCACTGTACCTGTTGAGCAGATACCGTAGCAAAAATCATTTGACGCCGAGGCTAAAAACCTTGTCGCATCAGGAGTGTCTGGTCGTCTTAACGGATGAAATGGAGACGAAATTAGGTGCATTGGAGCATGAATATGATGCGGCTGCGATAATAAACCTTAGTCAGATGATCATTTATAGCGGTAAGGTATGGCAGTATAAATTGAATATCGAAACAGTTGAACGGTTAATATACAGGTGTATCGATGTTGCAGATAATCTGTTGAAGAAGTATAACGACACTTCCTCACGGTTGTCAGGTCCGCTTATACAGTTAGCTTATGCGCGGTTTTATGCAGGAAGTATTTTAAATCTTGATAGCTGGATGGAACAGTCAAGGCAATACATCTCAATACGTTCTTCTTCGACGCCGGTTGCTGACATGGATTTGTCGCTTGTTTGTAAACTATATAAAGATAATTTGATCGGCGAAGAATATTATCAGTTGGCGCTGGAGTCGCATGCCCATCTGTTCAGCTCTCCCATGCATTGCCTGGGAGTTTTATCGGCCTCCGTCGGGAACGGTGGATTTTGTATCGAAAATTGGGGCGAATACTGCCTGGTAGGATAG
- a CDS encoding sensor histidine kinase — MKPQEATNRRKLSLIYELTIWLLYAGAYKYAWYLNMPETGQATGLFPHPAIVLYAIASSLYWLLYYRLAVPWLLQHKKYWLLFPVIIFFVFILSIPNNYLVSRIFMQIAGDGGLQQFYTAEFTVNTRRMAYWKGWSFGILVPDLVAFSSIAFWRYAIESEYRSWQMERQNYQLKIDSLRATINPHFLFNTLNSVYGMTLLGKKEAPDFILQMSDAMRYILYESNAEKVLLEKEVAFIESYFAIENRRLGNVHIQFSAEGVDSTTMVAPLLLLPFIENSIKHGAHHFRESAHINATIVLKDKQLYFEIVNDVHAHPTPLPRSGGVGIENVKARLALYYPGKHTLKMDEGNGTYKVYLSIDLTAS; from the coding sequence ATGAAACCGCAGGAGGCTACCAACAGACGTAAACTTTCACTGATCTATGAGCTGACCATCTGGCTGTTATATGCCGGCGCCTATAAATACGCCTGGTATCTTAACATGCCGGAAACGGGCCAGGCGACCGGCTTATTTCCGCATCCGGCTATCGTGCTGTACGCCATCGCTTCCTCTTTATACTGGTTGCTATACTACCGGCTGGCAGTTCCCTGGCTGCTGCAGCATAAAAAATACTGGCTGCTGTTTCCGGTTATCATCTTTTTTGTTTTTATACTTTCTATCCCCAATAACTACCTCGTCAGCCGGATTTTCATGCAAATAGCCGGCGACGGCGGTCTGCAACAATTCTATACAGCAGAATTCACCGTAAACACCCGGCGGATGGCCTATTGGAAGGGGTGGTCTTTTGGCATCCTGGTGCCCGACCTGGTAGCTTTCAGTTCCATCGCTTTCTGGCGCTATGCTATAGAAAGCGAATACCGGAGCTGGCAGATGGAGCGGCAAAACTACCAATTGAAAATAGATTCGCTGCGGGCGACCATCAACCCGCATTTCCTGTTTAATACGTTGAACAGCGTTTATGGCATGACGTTACTGGGGAAAAAAGAAGCGCCGGACTTCATTCTTCAGATGTCTGACGCTATGCGTTACATCCTGTACGAAAGCAATGCAGAGAAAGTGCTGCTCGAAAAAGAAGTGGCCTTCATAGAAAGTTACTTCGCCATAGAAAACCGGCGCCTGGGGAATGTGCATATACAGTTTTCCGCAGAAGGCGTGGACAGCACGACGATGGTAGCTCCCCTGCTGCTGTTGCCTTTCATCGAGAATTCCATTAAACATGGCGCGCATCATTTCCGGGAAAGCGCTCACATAAACGCTACCATCGTTTTAAAAGACAAGCAATTATATTTTGAAATCGTCAATGATGTACATGCCCATCCCACTCCCCTTCCCCGCAGCGGCGGTGTGGGGATCGAAAACGTGAAAGCACGGCTGGCGCTGTATTATCCCGGCAAACACACTTTAAAGATGGATGAAGGGAATGGTACGTACAAAGTATATTTATCAATTGACCTGACAGCCTCATGA
- a CDS encoding LytR/AlgR family response regulator transcription factor — protein sequence MIHCLIIDDEPIAHEILEEYVMRCGRIAIVGHCRNAMEAIAMLETYSVDLLFLDIQMPLVSGLTFLKNLEHPPQVIFTTAYQEYALDGFELNAVDYLLKPFSYERFLKAISKIKTTEENDPVRSYFFVDNNRSTEKIYHDDIRYIEAVGDYMKIYLEDRYILQRSTLKALEEQLPAGDFVRVHKSYIVPVKKIVAIKKDTVYLSKTQTVPVSQSYREQLIRRFKA from the coding sequence ATGATACACTGCCTGATCATAGATGACGAGCCTATTGCTCACGAAATCCTGGAAGAATATGTAATGCGGTGCGGCCGCATCGCTATTGTGGGCCATTGCCGCAACGCCATGGAAGCTATCGCCATGCTGGAAACGTATTCCGTGGACCTGCTTTTTTTAGACATACAAATGCCTTTGGTGAGCGGACTTACTTTCCTGAAAAACCTGGAACATCCGCCGCAGGTGATCTTCACCACTGCCTACCAGGAATATGCGCTGGACGGCTTCGAACTGAATGCGGTGGATTACCTGTTGAAGCCTTTTTCCTACGAGCGATTTCTGAAGGCTATCTCCAAAATAAAAACAACTGAGGAAAATGATCCTGTCCGCAGTTATTTCTTTGTCGACAATAACCGCAGTACGGAAAAGATCTACCATGACGACATCCGTTATATAGAAGCGGTGGGCGACTATATGAAAATCTACCTGGAAGACAGGTATATACTGCAGCGTAGTACTTTAAAGGCGCTGGAAGAGCAGTTGCCGGCCGGGGACTTTGTGCGGGTACATAAGTCGTATATTGTTCCGGTGAAGAAAATTGTTGCTATAAAAAAAGACACCGTGTATCTTTCCAAAACGCAGACGGTGCCGGTCAGCCAGTCTTACAGGGAGCAGCTGATCCGCAGGTTTAAAGCATAA
- a CDS encoding TlpA family protein disulfide reductase, with protein MRIFTVPVVVILIGLLGLFSCRDGIKRPSEQQLVFSLKISLKGFGKTRITASNAYAAIKVVPSDIRLETDEQTVIVKGDLLKPGLLNVDIYNLSDRTNWPIVIYVDGKADSTYINADIRNAKTPGLPAYPAVASSSPLQKQLSSYMYLRDSTRKLFYDRRTKVREELVRAIENDDRKLIDSLSDIVNNFEHRFRFYEIDAAKRFLSDTPFSLISVYAALEAKIARWDPQTGFSVYRQLPADLRSSEYGELLNKELLRYRSAAEKTGNKVARLYGKDDNGKEIDAPTAFRHSKYTLVVFWASWCGSCIREVPELNQLYDKYRGKGFNLIAVSIDENRDSWLKAIKTNKFKASHLLELKGTENIKQFNITTVPYSFLLNSDGTILNVNSPLDSIRMKLMDL; from the coding sequence ATGCGAATTTTCACGGTGCCCGTAGTTGTGATTTTAATTGGACTTTTAGGATTGTTCTCCTGCAGGGACGGAATAAAACGCCCGTCTGAACAACAACTGGTTTTTAGTTTAAAAATTTCGCTTAAGGGATTTGGAAAGACAAGGATTACGGCAAGCAATGCTTATGCCGCAATTAAAGTTGTACCATCGGACATCCGGCTGGAAACAGATGAACAAACCGTTATTGTTAAAGGTGACTTGTTGAAGCCAGGGTTGCTAAACGTTGATATTTATAACCTGTCGGACAGGACAAATTGGCCGATCGTCATTTATGTCGACGGGAAAGCCGATTCTACTTATATAAATGCCGATATACGAAACGCTAAAACGCCGGGGTTGCCAGCTTATCCTGCCGTGGCTTCCTCTTCGCCTTTACAAAAGCAACTCTCGTCCTATATGTATCTGAGAGATAGCACCCGAAAGCTGTTTTACGATCGAAGAACGAAAGTCAGGGAGGAGCTGGTCCGGGCGATAGAAAACGACGACAGAAAATTGATTGATTCGCTATCTGATATCGTCAACAACTTCGAACACCGGTTCCGGTTTTATGAAATCGACGCAGCGAAGCGTTTCCTTTCAGATACACCTTTTTCGTTGATTTCCGTTTATGCGGCGCTCGAGGCAAAAATAGCCAGGTGGGACCCTCAAACTGGTTTTTCAGTTTACAGGCAGCTGCCGGCGGATCTTCGTAGCAGTGAATATGGCGAATTGCTCAATAAGGAGCTGCTGCGGTACCGGTCGGCGGCCGAAAAAACCGGAAATAAGGTTGCCCGGCTTTATGGGAAGGACGATAATGGAAAGGAGATAGACGCCCCTACGGCCTTCCGTCATTCCAAATATACGCTGGTTGTTTTCTGGGCGTCCTGGTGCGGCTCCTGCATAAGAGAAGTCCCGGAACTGAATCAACTTTATGATAAATACCGTGGGAAAGGATTCAACTTAATTGCGGTGTCGATAGACGAAAACAGGGATAGCTGGTTAAAGGCTATTAAAACAAATAAATTTAAGGCCAGCCATCTATTGGAACTGAAAGGGACCGAAAATATTAAACAGTTTAACATTACTACAGTGCCTTATTCCTTTCTCCTAAACAGCGATGGAACCATCTTAAATGTGAATAGCCCGCTGGATTCCATCAGAATGAAATTAATGGACCTATAG
- a CDS encoding galactosyltransferase-related protein: MIFLSAQPCNYYFLWQLELQVFNFRQLGIPAEKIHVLIGYDPQLGLSEEFAKLMQENTAATFYTYPDVRIKKRYLSSLRPHLIKQHFTKFPELCDEVVFYHDSDILFRELPDFSQMNSEGCWYLSDTRTYLDSNYVRSTADTDLFYGMCALVGISPDVVIAHDQHAGGAQYLISNVQVAFWEKLEKDCEGLYALLEDFHNKKAAQYYKDTGQAASRYRGIQVWCADMWAMLYNALLFGYKPRIHHDLDFCWAGDRMSKWYDRKILHYSGVRNNQEGKMFCKTDYIHYPPYYADHSGLSGDFCGYAVVECMKLFLAERSHGLPDLKDVTFVIPLKIDSMERRENLLIVVKFISTHFNTNILVLEADEVPGLESGKLPSCCRYVFVQDSNKFLHRTRYNNAMISAAKTPFVVLCDTDIVVHQDQVTAAVALLRQGQADMVIPYDGEVLAVDPLFKKMFEKLQDISLLSLNRKKFFPATKRGVGGLVFLKKAAYVSAGMENEFIESWGPEDMERRKRMTILRFRVMHLSGPVYHLPHPRGTNSGYVCRERRIKYMEEYVKVCNMRKAELEEYIQSWDWLLSPKMEI, translated from the coding sequence ATGATATTTCTTTCAGCTCAACCCTGTAATTATTACTTTTTGTGGCAATTGGAATTGCAGGTTTTTAATTTCAGACAATTAGGTATACCCGCAGAGAAAATACATGTGCTGATAGGGTATGACCCGCAATTGGGACTGAGTGAGGAATTTGCAAAATTGATGCAGGAAAACACTGCGGCGACCTTCTATACTTACCCGGATGTGAGGATAAAAAAACGTTACTTGTCTTCTCTCAGGCCGCATCTGATCAAACAGCATTTTACGAAGTTCCCCGAATTGTGCGATGAGGTTGTTTTTTATCACGACTCCGATATCCTGTTCCGCGAATTGCCTGATTTTTCTCAGATGAACAGCGAAGGTTGCTGGTATTTGTCTGATACCCGGACATACCTGGACAGTAATTATGTTCGTAGTACGGCTGATACTGACCTGTTTTATGGTATGTGCGCGCTTGTTGGAATAAGTCCCGATGTAGTCATCGCGCATGACCAGCATGCGGGAGGAGCGCAGTATCTGATCAGTAATGTACAGGTTGCTTTCTGGGAAAAACTGGAGAAAGACTGTGAAGGATTATATGCGTTATTGGAAGACTTCCATAACAAAAAAGCGGCGCAATATTATAAAGACACAGGACAAGCTGCAAGCAGATACCGGGGCATACAGGTATGGTGTGCTGATATGTGGGCCATGCTATACAACGCGCTCTTGTTCGGATATAAGCCGAGAATCCACCATGATCTTGATTTTTGCTGGGCAGGCGACCGTATGTCCAAATGGTACGACCGGAAAATTCTTCATTATTCAGGAGTACGTAATAATCAGGAGGGAAAGATGTTCTGCAAAACGGATTATATCCATTACCCACCTTATTATGCGGATCATAGTGGCCTTAGCGGCGACTTTTGTGGCTATGCGGTTGTGGAGTGTATGAAACTCTTTTTGGCGGAAAGATCTCACGGGCTACCGGACCTGAAAGATGTAACATTTGTTATTCCCCTGAAGATTGACTCCATGGAACGACGGGAGAACCTGCTTATTGTCGTTAAGTTTATCAGTACGCACTTCAATACAAATATTCTTGTGCTGGAAGCCGACGAAGTACCAGGACTTGAGTCAGGTAAACTGCCTTCGTGTTGCCGGTATGTTTTTGTGCAGGATAGTAATAAGTTCCTGCACCGTACAAGGTATAATAATGCGATGATCTCCGCTGCCAAAACACCGTTTGTTGTTTTGTGCGATACCGATATCGTAGTGCATCAGGATCAGGTGACTGCCGCGGTGGCACTCCTCAGGCAAGGGCAGGCCGATATGGTGATCCCATACGATGGAGAAGTACTCGCGGTAGACCCTTTGTTTAAAAAGATGTTTGAGAAACTGCAGGACATTTCCTTACTGTCGCTGAACAGAAAGAAGTTTTTTCCGGCTACTAAAAGAGGCGTGGGTGGGTTGGTATTTCTGAAAAAAGCAGCTTATGTAAGCGCGGGAATGGAAAACGAATTTATTGAAAGCTGGGGGCCGGAAGATATGGAGCGACGTAAAAGGATGACCATCTTACGTTTCAGGGTGATGCATCTTTCCGGACCAGTGTACCATTTGCCTCATCCGAGAGGAACAAACTCTGGTTATGTTTGTAGAGAGCGGCGTATAAAATATATGGAAGAGTATGTGAAAGTCTGCAATATGCGAAAGGCTGAACTGGAAGAATATATTCAATCATGGGATTGGTTGTTATCCCCAAAAATGGAAATATGA
- a CDS encoding parallel beta-helix domain-containing protein: MKRHISYAILTLALTGLLAACHSSQEDKDGYKTKLTFGPGEETKIAEAFLSIKDSSSIYLKEGTYKFDNLSIAQVNHIRIEGAGPDKTVLDFSSQSQGGEGIRVTDVKGFSIHNMTLKDSKGDLIKINKSEKVVITHLNAIWSKADSTSGGYAIYPVMCKNVLIEHCYAEGASDAGIYVGQTDSAIVRNCKAYKNVAGCEIENTSNAQVYDNDFYGNTAGFLIFDLPDLSQRGGHVKAYNNHLHDNNERNFAKAGSFGSTWGVGNAAPGSGVVILAASDIELYNNRIINNNSSAISVVSGFFIDANAGAKINDHYDPIPRNIRIHDNEMQVGDSFPPAVYEHHTGKILVALEQQLNAQDPARKNARLPFITYDGITSNVLTKGTAANPDSLCISQKQSNLFVNVHALQMGSKEWRPDTVVTPFLCK; the protein is encoded by the coding sequence ATGAAACGACACATCAGTTATGCTATCCTGACCCTCGCCCTGACGGGCCTGCTGGCGGCATGCCACTCGTCGCAGGAAGACAAGGACGGATACAAGACCAAACTCACCTTCGGCCCCGGTGAAGAAACCAAAATAGCCGAAGCCTTCCTCTCCATTAAAGACAGCAGCAGCATCTACCTGAAAGAAGGCACCTATAAATTCGATAACCTCAGCATTGCCCAGGTAAACCACATCCGCATAGAGGGCGCCGGCCCAGATAAAACGGTGCTCGACTTCTCCTCCCAGAGCCAGGGCGGCGAAGGTATCCGCGTAACGGACGTGAAAGGTTTCTCTATCCACAACATGACGCTGAAGGATTCCAAAGGAGACCTCATCAAAATAAATAAAAGTGAAAAGGTGGTCATCACCCACCTGAATGCCATATGGTCAAAAGCAGATTCCACCAGCGGCGGCTACGCCATCTACCCGGTGATGTGTAAAAATGTGCTGATAGAACACTGCTACGCGGAAGGGGCTTCCGATGCAGGCATCTACGTAGGACAGACCGACAGCGCCATCGTGCGTAACTGCAAAGCCTATAAAAACGTGGCTGGCTGCGAAATTGAAAATACCTCCAACGCACAGGTGTACGACAACGACTTTTACGGCAACACCGCCGGCTTCCTCATTTTTGATCTGCCCGACCTGTCACAGCGCGGCGGCCATGTGAAGGCCTATAACAACCACCTGCACGACAACAACGAACGCAACTTCGCCAAAGCAGGCAGCTTCGGTTCCACCTGGGGCGTGGGCAACGCTGCTCCCGGCAGCGGAGTGGTGATACTGGCGGCTTCCGATATTGAACTGTACAACAACCGTATTATCAATAACAACTCCAGCGCCATCTCCGTGGTGTCCGGCTTTTTTATTGACGCCAACGCGGGCGCTAAAATAAATGATCACTATGACCCTATACCCAGGAACATTCGCATCCATGACAATGAAATGCAGGTGGGTGACAGCTTTCCACCAGCTGTCTATGAGCACCATACCGGTAAAATACTGGTAGCGCTCGAGCAACAGCTCAACGCGCAGGACCCTGCCCGTAAAAATGCCCGCCTGCCTTTCATTACCTACGACGGTATTACCAGTAACGTGCTGACAAAAGGTACCGCCGCCAACCCCGACTCCCTATGCATCAGTCAAAAACAGTCCAACCTGTTTGTGAATGTGCATGCCTTACAGATGGGCTCCAAAGAATGGCGCCCCGATACAGTGGTGACACCGTTCTTATGCAAGTAA
- a CDS encoding sulfotransferase family 2 domain-containing protein has protein sequence MKIPDGAVLPGLFMGNFFCLIPNTNFAFVVVSKNSCSFLKKVAIFNKTGDWMESVEQTHKTIGFTDKSGYLVPVNEIDNYEKENGKLIKFTVWRDPVERFVSTYKYFCIEKEYRTYFHYLNLHTDCGFGRFLEFATFELGKKDPLSQDEHIRRQSDFYSPGAVDHIVPISGLNDFLHRYSIPFRKERSNRTETRFEIDSKEHLDLIKELYKPDFAIQPSC, from the coding sequence ATGAAAATCCCCGACGGCGCCGTTTTGCCTGGTCTTTTTATGGGTAACTTTTTTTGTCTTATACCCAATACAAACTTCGCCTTTGTTGTCGTATCCAAAAACTCCTGCTCTTTTCTTAAAAAAGTAGCCATTTTTAACAAAACGGGCGACTGGATGGAATCGGTGGAACAGACGCACAAGACGATTGGCTTTACCGATAAATCGGGATACCTGGTTCCCGTAAATGAGATAGACAATTATGAGAAGGAAAATGGAAAGTTAATAAAATTTACAGTTTGGAGAGATCCCGTGGAGCGGTTTGTCTCAACCTATAAGTATTTTTGTATTGAAAAGGAATACAGGACCTATTTTCATTATTTAAATTTGCATACAGACTGTGGCTTCGGGCGATTCCTGGAGTTTGCCACTTTTGAATTAGGGAAAAAAGATCCCCTGTCACAGGATGAGCATATCAGGAGACAGTCGGACTTTTATTCTCCTGGTGCCGTGGACCATATTGTTCCTATTTCCGGACTAAATGACTTTCTCCACCGGTACAGCATACCATTCAGGAAAGAGCGGTCAAACAGAACGGAGACGCGATTTGAAATTGACTCGAAAGAACACCTGGACCTTATCAAAGAATTATATAAACCGGATTTTGCAATCCAACCAAGTTGTTAA
- a CDS encoding vitamin K epoxide reductase family protein codes for MNIPQVFAEQGDVITSVLKLLKCLNISYTYTNLKLKLEEHPDYPSLLSISEVLREYGVVNYVMKTNVSTLLTIRSPFIVQSGSTSISGYTFSVVREMDAGYVTCYDTDKGNWVRIHLDDFAAVWTGIVLVVTSKENAIEKGYNENQKVERRRNIFILAGAVFFPLLTLVSGIAVIFQDGRPALFPLTFLVLSLIGAIVSTMLLMLELGNFNVALKKFCRSNNCGSVHTSAGNGVAGVSWSALGIAYFTGTAAFMLTNGVTGKLSLLILSLLSLAASAFTIYSFYYQWRVLKKWCSLCVSVQVILLLQAFIAMSDEWLSGAGVSDIPPTLLISLSVNYALSFFLVVVVRVLLKTEKEAAQYKVAFKQLKLNEAVFEVLSSGQKAVTENTQGLGILLGNPQAANRLIKVCNPYCGPCAEIHPEIEHLVRQYPDDLQVQIIFTATDNDKAALPVRHFMALSELADKTLLNRALDEWYSAKEKDYRLFSTRFPVTPDLPEHGDKLKDMREWCTKMDIRYTPTIFFNGRQLPPSYQVDDLKYLLSA; via the coding sequence ATGAATATTCCACAAGTTTTCGCCGAACAAGGTGATGTTATTACGTCCGTGTTGAAACTCCTGAAATGCCTGAATATCTCTTATACATATACGAACCTGAAATTAAAACTGGAAGAACATCCCGACTATCCCAGTCTGCTTAGCATCAGCGAAGTGCTGCGCGAATATGGTGTTGTGAACTATGTAATGAAAACTAATGTCAGCACATTGTTGACGATCAGATCACCATTTATTGTACAATCCGGATCGACGTCAATCTCCGGATATACCTTTTCAGTTGTACGTGAAATGGATGCAGGATACGTTACCTGTTACGACACAGATAAAGGCAATTGGGTACGCATTCATCTTGATGATTTTGCTGCTGTTTGGACAGGCATTGTATTGGTTGTTACCTCGAAGGAAAATGCGATAGAGAAAGGATATAATGAAAATCAGAAAGTTGAAAGGAGGCGCAATATTTTTATTTTGGCCGGGGCAGTTTTCTTTCCTTTGCTGACGCTGGTGTCGGGTATTGCCGTAATATTTCAGGACGGGCGCCCGGCATTGTTCCCATTGACTTTCCTGGTTTTATCGCTTATAGGTGCAATTGTCTCAACTATGTTATTGATGTTGGAGCTGGGCAATTTCAACGTTGCGCTCAAAAAATTTTGTAGAAGCAATAACTGCGGTAGCGTGCATACCAGTGCCGGTAATGGTGTTGCGGGCGTAAGCTGGAGCGCCTTGGGTATTGCCTACTTTACAGGTACCGCCGCCTTTATGCTGACGAATGGGGTGACTGGAAAATTGTCGCTGCTTATCTTGTCGTTACTCAGTTTGGCCGCATCTGCTTTTACGATATATTCTTTTTATTATCAGTGGCGGGTGCTTAAAAAGTGGTGCTCGTTATGTGTATCCGTTCAGGTTATCCTGTTGTTGCAAGCGTTTATAGCGATGTCTGACGAATGGCTCTCCGGTGCAGGGGTATCAGATATTCCACCTACGCTGTTGATTTCGTTGTCTGTAAATTATGCATTGTCTTTTTTCCTGGTTGTTGTCGTCAGGGTTTTACTGAAAACGGAGAAGGAAGCGGCACAGTATAAAGTTGCATTTAAGCAGCTCAAATTAAACGAGGCCGTTTTTGAAGTATTGTCGTCCGGGCAGAAAGCCGTTACAGAGAATACGCAGGGTCTCGGTATCCTTCTTGGTAATCCACAGGCCGCCAATAGGCTTATTAAAGTATGTAATCCATATTGCGGCCCTTGTGCTGAGATACATCCTGAAATAGAACATCTGGTTCGTCAGTATCCGGATGACCTGCAGGTACAGATCATTTTTACTGCAACGGATAATGACAAAGCGGCGTTACCTGTGCGCCATTTTATGGCGCTGTCTGAGCTCGCTGATAAGACATTGCTGAATCGGGCGCTGGATGAGTGGTATAGCGCTAAAGAGAAGGATTATCGGCTTTTTTCCACCCGGTTTCCTGTTACGCCTGACCTGCCGGAGCACGGGGATAAATTAAAAGATATGAGAGAGTGGTGTACAAAAATGGATATCAGGTATACACCCACAATATTCTTCAATGGTCGGCAACTACCGCCGTCTTACCAGGTAGACGATCTGAAGTACCTTTTGTCAGCCTGA